The Sphingomonas carotinifaciens genomic sequence CTGGCCGGCAGCCACGGGGCGGAGCGCCGCACTCCCGAACATGGCTATGAAAGCCCCGAGCCGCCCGAGGCGCTCGCCCTCGCCGCCGAATCGCTGCGCGATTATGCCGACACCAACGGCCTGGTGTTCGAGGCCAAGAGCTTCGGCGCGGCCATCCATTACCGCCAGCGCCCGGAGCTGGAGGACGATGCCAACGCCGCCGCCGCCGCGGTCGCCGACACGCACGGCCTTGTTCTCCAACGCGGCAAGATGATGGCCGAGGTGCGCCTGTCCGGCGACAAGGGCGATGCGATCCTCGGCCTGCTGGAAACGTCCGCCATGCAGGGCACCCGCCCCCTGTTCTTCGGGGACGACGTCACCGACGAGGACGGCTTCGTCGCCGCCGCGGCGTCCGGCGGCGCCGGCGTGCTGATCGGCCCCTTGCGCGAAACCGCCGCCTTGTATCGTCTGGAGAGCGTGTCCGCCCTCCACACCTGGATCGCCGCTGCCATGGAGGCCCGTGCATGACCCCCGACATGAATCTCTGGCCGATCGGCAATTGCCAGGTTTCCGCACTGATCGACTCCACCGGCCGTTTCGTCTGGGGCTGCGTGCCGCGCGTCGATGGCGATCCCGCGTTCTGCGCGCTGCTGGGCGAGGAGGAGCCGGACACCGGCTTCTGGTCGATCGAGCTGGAGGACTGCGTCACCACCACGCAAGGCTATCTGCGCAACACCCCGATCCTGGTCACCCGCCATCAGGACGACCGTGGCAACGCGATCGAGATCACCGATTTCTGCCCGCGCTTCTCGCGCGACCAGCGCATCTATCGCCCGACCAGCTTCGTGCGCATGGTCAAGCCGATCGGCTCGCCGCGCATCCGCATCCGCCTGCGCGTCGCCACTGATTGGGGCGCGCAGACCAGCCAGACGCAAGGGTCGAACCACATCCGGTACCTGATGACGCACCAGACGCTGCGTCTCACCACCGATGCCCCCGTCGGCCACATCACGCGCGAGCAGTGGTTCCGGCTGGAACGGCCGATCAACCTGTTCCTCGGCCCTGACGAGAGCTTTTCGGGCGTGCTGTCCGAGGCGCTGAACGGCATGCTGGAGCGGACCACCCATGAATGGCACCAATGGGTCCGGGGCCTTGCCACCCCGGTCGAATGGCAGGGCGTCGTCATTCGTTCGGCAATTACGCTCAAGCTGTGCCAGCATGAGGAAACCGGCGCGATCGTCGCCGCGCTCACCACCTCGCTTCCCGAACATGCCGATTCCGGGCGCAACTGGGATTATCGCTACTGCTGGATACGCGACGCCTATTACACGGTGCAGGCGCTCAACCGGCTCGGCGCGCTCGACGTGCTGGAGGGCTATCTCGAATATCTCCGCAACATCGTCGATGCTGCGCGCGGCGGCCATATCCAGCCGCTCTACGGCGTCGGCGGCGAATCGACCCTGATCGAGCGGATCGAGGACAAGCTGCCCGGCTATCGCGGCATGGGGCCGGTGCGCGTCGGCAACCAGGCCTATGAGCAGATCCAGCATGACGCCTATGGCCAGATCGTCCTGTCCGACGTGCAGGCATTCTTCGACTGCCGCCTGTTCCGCATGTCGGGCATGGAGGATTTCCACTCGCTGGAGCGCGTCGGCGAGCGGGCCTGGGCCAAATACGATCAGCCGGATGCCGGCCTGTGGGAGCTGCGCACCAAGAGCCATGTCCACACCTATTCCGCCGCGATGTGCTGGGCGGCGTGCGACCGCCTCGCCAACGCCGCGCAGGCGCTGGGTCTGGAGGAGCGCGAAACCTTCTGGCAGGAGCGCGCCGACCAGATGCGCGAGGCGATCGAGCATGCCGCCTGGCGCGACAAGACGCAGCGCATCTCCGCCACCTTTGGCGGCGACGATCTCGACGCCAGCATCATCCAGTTGCTCGACCTGCGCTTCCTCGCCCCCGACGATCCCCGCTTCCTCTCGACCCTGGACGCGGTCGAAAAGGGCCTGCGCCGCGGCAGTCACATGCTGCGCTATGCGACCGAGGATGATTTCGGCCTGCCGCATACCGCGTTCAATGTGTGCACCTTCTGGCTGATCGAGGCGTTGCATGCCACGGGCCGGACCGCGGATGCGCGCGAACTGTTCGAGGAAATGGTCGCAAGGCGCACGCCCGCGGGCCTGCTGTCCGAGGATATCGACCCCAATACGGGAGAGCTGTGGGGGAATTATCCCCAGACCTATTCGCTGGTCGGCCTGATCAACTGCGCCGTTCTGCTGAGTAAACCATGGAGTGCCGTACGATGAGTCGCCTGATCGTCATTTCCAACCGGGTGCAGCCGCCCAAGACCGGGCCGGGCGGCAACCAGGGTGGGTTGGCGGTCGCGCTGCTCGCGGCGCTGCGTGAACAGGGCGGCATCTGGTTCGGCTGGTCGGGCGAGACCACTGAGGAATTTTCCGGCCATATCAACTTCCAGCAGGGTGGCGGCGTCACTACCGCGACGATCGACCTGGAGCCGCAGGACGTTGACGAATATTATAATGGCTATGCCAACCGCACGTTGTGGCCGCTCTTCCACTACCGGATCGACCTGACCGAGTTCGAACGCGATTTCGGCAGCGGCTATCGCCGGGTGAACCAGCGTTTTGCCGACACCGTCCGCCCGCTGATCGAGGATGACGATCTGGTCTGGGTGCATGATTACCACCTGATGCCGCTCGGCCAGGAGCTGCGCGACCGCGGTTTCCGCAACCGGCTCGGCTTCTTTCTCCACATCCCCTGGCCGCCGGCGCGCCTGCTCCTGTCGCTGCCCAGCCACCGCAAGTTGGTGGAAACGCTGTTCGCCTATGACGTGGTGGGCTTCCATACCGAGGACTGGCTGGACAGCTTCCGAGACTATGTGACCAAGCAGCTTGGCGGCACGCTCGGCCCGAACGACACCGTCACCTATGAAGGCCGCACGATCCGCGCGATCGCCGCGCCGATCGGCATCGAGACCAAGGAGTTCGAGGAAGCCGCCGCCGGCAACGACGCACGCTTCGCGCGCGAGCGGATGTACATGTCCTCCACCGGGCGCAGCCTGATCGTCGGCGTCGATCGCTTGGACTATTCCAAGGGCCTGACCGAGCGGTTCCTGGGCTATGAACGCTTCCTGCAACAGAATCCGGAGCGCAACGGCCTCGTCTACATGCTCCAGATCGCGCCGCCCAGCCGCGAGAAGGTAAACACCTATCAGGAGATCCGCGCCAATCTCGATGCGCTGTCGGGGCGGATCAACGGCGAATATGCCGATATCGACTGGGTACCGATCCGCTACGTCAACAAGGGCTTTCCCCGCCAGACGCTGGCCGGCATCTACCGCGCCGCGCGCATCGGCCTCGTCACGCCGCTTCGCGACGGCATGAACCTCGTCGCCAAGGAATATGTCGCAGCACAGGACCCCAGCGATCCCGGCGTGCTGATCCTGTCCAGCTTCGCAGGCGCCGCCGCCCAGTTGAAGGAAGCGGTGCTGGTCAATCCCTACAGCGCCGAGGAACTGTCCGACGCGATCGTCAAGGCGCTGGAGATGCCGCGTGCCGAGCGCATCCGCCGCTGGGAGGCGCTGATCGACAATGTCCGGCGCGAGGATGTGTTCTGGTGGTGCGACCTGTTCCTCGCGGCGCTGCGCGGCGATGCCGGCGCGGAGGCCGCCGCCCGCGAGGAGGAACGCGCCTGACCCCGACCGGGTGCGCAGCTTCCACGTCGAAACAGGCCCTTACGCATTTCTGCAGTTGAGAGTCACCCGCAATAGCACTATGGCCCCGCCGACAACGAAAGGGGTTCATGATGTTCAGGGCGATCAAGATGGCGGGCGTCGCGCTTGCCGGGCTCACCGCGGCGAGCGCGGCATGGGCGGAGGTGCCGGTCCCGGCCGACCCCGTCGATGACCAGCGCCGTGCCGATCCGGCCGAGGAGATCACCGTTGACGGCCACCGCATCGACGAATCCTTTGCCGGCACCAAAACCGACACGCCGCTGATCCAGGTGCCCCAGCCGATCACCGTCATCACCGACGACGTGTTCCTGTCCCAGGGCGCGATCACCATTTCCGATACCGTCCGCTACGCAGCCGGCGTCAACGCCGACGCCTATGGCCGTGACACCCGCGTCGACAGCTTCCAGATCCGCGGCGTCGACGCGCTGCAATTCCGCGACGGCATGCGCGACATCTACAGCTTTTACGCCAGCATCACCTCCGACCCGTACAACTTCTCGCGGGTCGAGGTCGTGCGCGGCCCCGCCTCGGTGCTGTTCGGCCAGGGCTCGCTCGGCGGCATCGTCAATCTCGTCTCCAAGACGCCGGTTTTCACCAATGCGGGCGAGGTGAACCTCGTTTATGGCAGCTACGACCGCAAGGAGGTCATGGCCGACGTCAACCGCCTCGTCACCGACGACCTCGCCGTCCGCCTCGTCGCCCGCGTCCGCGATGCCGACACCTATGTCGACCACGTGCCCGACGACCGCGTGATGATCGCCCCCTCGATCACCTGGCGCCCCTCGACCCAAACCGACATCACCCTGCTCGGCCTGTATCAGGAGGACGACACCGGCTCGACCGCCAACTTCCTGCCGCTCGTCGGCACGCTGCGCGACAATCCCGGCAATCCCCGCCTGCCCCGCTACCTGTTCGTCGGCAAGCCCGGCTACGACCGCTATGACGGCCGCCTGCTGCAAGGCGCCGGCCTGTTCGAGCATCGCTTCACCGACGCGCTGAAGCTCAGCCTGAAGGCGCGCTACATCGACAGCGATCTCGATTATTTCACGCATTATCCCAACAGCTACGCCAAACCGACTAACCCTTATGTCACGGGCAGCAATGGCCGCCGCATCGGCCTTACCGCCGGATCGTCGGTCGCGCGGCTGAACGTCTTTTCCACCGACAACAATGTGCAGGCGAAGTTCAACACCGGCGCCGCGGTCGAACACACGCTGCTGCTCGGGCTCGACTATAGCTGGAACAAGGTCCGCAAGAGCGACAATTACGACTTCTCGCAGGTCATCGACCTGTACGACATCGACTATGCCTCGATCGTCGAGCCGCCGATCGTTGCGCCCTTCGCCACCACCTCCCAGCGCCAGCGCGGCGTCTATGCGCAGGACCAGATCCGCTTCTGGGACCGCGTCTCGGTCGTCCTCGGCGTCCGCAACGATCGCCTGCGTACCCGGGGCGCCACCGCGCCCGACGTGATCGACAAGGCCACCACCTTCCGCGCCGGCATCATCGGCGAGATCGGCGCCGGCCTCTCGCCTTTCTTCAGCTACACCGAAAGCTTCCAGCCGGTCGCCGGCACCCTGTCCAACGGCACCAATTTCCGTCCGCAGACCGGCACCCAGTATGAAACCGGCCTGAAGTGGCAACCCGATCCGCAAACCCTGGTCACGCTCACCGGTTTCCGCATCAAGGAACAGAACCGCCCCATCCCCGATCCCACCAACCCCCTGTTCCAGATCCAGGCCGGGGAACTGACCACCAAGGGTTTCGAGTTCGAGGCGACCCGCACCCTGCCCGGCAATTACGACCTGACCGTCTCCTACGGCTATAACGACCTGTCGGGCGACAGCGCCGCCAGCGGCTATCTGTCCAAGCACACCGCCGCCGCCTGGGGCACCAAGACGGTGACGCTGGACGAGGCGACCAGCGTGCGCGTCGGCGCCGGCGTCCGCTATCTCGGCAAGCAGGTGTCGAGCAGCAGCGTCTGGACGATCGTCACCCCCGATCGCGTCATGGCCGATGCGCTGGTCGAATTGAACCGCGACCAGT encodes the following:
- a CDS encoding TonB-dependent siderophore receptor, with product MFRAIKMAGVALAGLTAASAAWAEVPVPADPVDDQRRADPAEEITVDGHRIDESFAGTKTDTPLIQVPQPITVITDDVFLSQGAITISDTVRYAAGVNADAYGRDTRVDSFQIRGVDALQFRDGMRDIYSFYASITSDPYNFSRVEVVRGPASVLFGQGSLGGIVNLVSKTPVFTNAGEVNLVYGSYDRKEVMADVNRLVTDDLAVRLVARVRDADTYVDHVPDDRVMIAPSITWRPSTQTDITLLGLYQEDDTGSTANFLPLVGTLRDNPGNPRLPRYLFVGKPGYDRYDGRLLQGAGLFEHRFTDALKLSLKARYIDSDLDYFTHYPNSYAKPTNPYVTGSNGRRIGLTAGSSVARLNVFSTDNNVQAKFNTGAAVEHTLLLGLDYSWNKVRKSDNYDFSQVIDLYDIDYASIVEPPIVAPFATTSQRQRGVYAQDQIRFWDRVSVVLGVRNDRLRTRGATAPDVIDKATTFRAGIIGEIGAGLSPFFSYTESFQPVAGTLSNGTNFRPQTGTQYETGLKWQPDPQTLVTLTGFRIKEQNRPIPDPTNPLFQIQAGELTTKGFEFEATRTLPGNYDLTVSYGYNDLSGDSAASGYLSKHTAAAWGTKTVTLDEATSVRVGAGVRYLGKQVSSSSVWTIVTPDRVMADALVELNRDQWRIAVNATNLFDNRAFASCLARGDCFVSAPRNIMATLGYRF
- a CDS encoding alpha,alpha-trehalose-phosphate synthase (UDP-forming), producing the protein MSRLIVISNRVQPPKTGPGGNQGGLAVALLAALREQGGIWFGWSGETTEEFSGHINFQQGGGVTTATIDLEPQDVDEYYNGYANRTLWPLFHYRIDLTEFERDFGSGYRRVNQRFADTVRPLIEDDDLVWVHDYHLMPLGQELRDRGFRNRLGFFLHIPWPPARLLLSLPSHRKLVETLFAYDVVGFHTEDWLDSFRDYVTKQLGGTLGPNDTVTYEGRTIRAIAAPIGIETKEFEEAAAGNDARFARERMYMSSTGRSLIVGVDRLDYSKGLTERFLGYERFLQQNPERNGLVYMLQIAPPSREKVNTYQEIRANLDALSGRINGEYADIDWVPIRYVNKGFPRQTLAGIYRAARIGLVTPLRDGMNLVAKEYVAAQDPSDPGVLILSSFAGAAAQLKEAVLVNPYSAEELSDAIVKALEMPRAERIRRWEALIDNVRREDVFWWCDLFLAALRGDAGAEAAAREEERA
- a CDS encoding glycoside hydrolase family 15 protein; the encoded protein is MTPDMNLWPIGNCQVSALIDSTGRFVWGCVPRVDGDPAFCALLGEEEPDTGFWSIELEDCVTTTQGYLRNTPILVTRHQDDRGNAIEITDFCPRFSRDQRIYRPTSFVRMVKPIGSPRIRIRLRVATDWGAQTSQTQGSNHIRYLMTHQTLRLTTDAPVGHITREQWFRLERPINLFLGPDESFSGVLSEALNGMLERTTHEWHQWVRGLATPVEWQGVVIRSAITLKLCQHEETGAIVAALTTSLPEHADSGRNWDYRYCWIRDAYYTVQALNRLGALDVLEGYLEYLRNIVDAARGGHIQPLYGVGGESTLIERIEDKLPGYRGMGPVRVGNQAYEQIQHDAYGQIVLSDVQAFFDCRLFRMSGMEDFHSLERVGERAWAKYDQPDAGLWELRTKSHVHTYSAAMCWAACDRLANAAQALGLEERETFWQERADQMREAIEHAAWRDKTQRISATFGGDDLDASIIQLLDLRFLAPDDPRFLSTLDAVEKGLRRGSHMLRYATEDDFGLPHTAFNVCTFWLIEALHATGRTADARELFEEMVARRTPAGLLSEDIDPNTGELWGNYPQTYSLVGLINCAVLLSKPWSAVR
- the otsB gene encoding trehalose-phosphatase; this encodes MAELVPPPPALSTTDSLFLDFDGTLVELAERPDAVVVAPSLVDMLDRLAATMPGRVAIVSGRSIAQLDAMLGPQARHFALAGSHGAERRTPEHGYESPEPPEALALAAESLRDYADTNGLVFEAKSFGAAIHYRQRPELEDDANAAAAAVADTHGLVLQRGKMMAEVRLSGDKGDAILGLLETSAMQGTRPLFFGDDVTDEDGFVAAAASGGAGVLIGPLRETAALYRLESVSALHTWIAAAMEARA